In one Vidua chalybeata isolate OUT-0048 chromosome 4, bVidCha1 merged haplotype, whole genome shotgun sequence genomic region, the following are encoded:
- the ANAPC4 gene encoding anaphase-promoting complex subunit 4 isoform X2 has protein sequence MHWMEVTEESSVLTSFYNAEDESNLLLPKLPALPKNYSTTAKIFSEEKSDEIMKLLGDVRLNTLVLGGSSGFIEIYAYGMFKIATVNGVAGSCRGLCLSSDLKSLSVITEIESSSDSEAEIMYFQLDTSLLSSYLPEVTRMARKFTHISTLLQYIKLSLTCMCEAWEEILMQMDSRLTKFVQEKNTTTSVQDEFMQLLLWGKASLELQALLMNQLTVKGLKKLGQSIESSYSSIQKLVISHLQSGSEALLYHLSELKGMALWKQKYESLGLDASGIDEAITAVGSFILKANELLQVIDSSMKNFKAFFRWLYVAMLRMSEDHVLPELNKMTQKDITFVADFLTEHFNEAPELYNRKGKYFNVERVGQYLKDEDDELVSPPNTEGNQWFNFLKDSTHLKESPLLFPYYPEKSLHFVKRQMEGVIDQCIQKPADVIGKSVHQAVCISLYKVSQSEDSTPQLFKLPFLWNDKTSNLHYVLFTMLENSISKIHILRRHTDTSRSVSNGILAVEFGNFLNNSINESSDSRCYSCLDAHFYDDETVTVVLKESVQQEGKERVLAQLPLSSVYTDEDQDRKFIWDSVERLDERSSEIPTRTVFLESQWRVLENMKAQYVSVNGIRKVSCVLSSNLRHIRVFEMDVEDDGEVEEEEEEETTQIAAGEPDEPNQPADGQDNVCDASAEELPDETEERETSLDP, from the exons ATGCATTGGATGGAAGTAACTGAGGAAAGCAG TGTTCTCACTTCCTTTTACAATGCTGAAGATGAATCAAACCTCCTTTTGCCTAAATTACCAGCACTACCAAAAAA ttacaGTACCACTGCAAAAATTTTCAG tgaagaaaagtCAGATGAGATTATGAAGCTTCTGGGTGATGTCAG ACTTAATACTCTCGTCCTTGGTGGCAGCTCAGGATTTATTGAGATATATGCTTATGGAATGTTCAAGATTGCTACAGTAAATGGG GTGGCAGGTTCTTGTCGTGGACTATGTTTGTCTAGTGATTTGAAATCACTGTCAGTTATTACAGAGATAGAAAGCTCTTCAGACAGCGAAGCAGAGATAATGTATTTTCAG TTGGACACTAGTTTGTTATCAAGTTACTTACCTGAGGTAACTCGAATGGCCCGGAAGTTTACTCACATTTCAACTCTGTTACAG TATATAAAGCTGTCATTGACATGCATGTGTGAAGCATGGGAAGAAATACTGATGCAGATGGACTCACGACTAACAAAGTTTGTACAG GAAAAGAATACAACCACTTCTGTTCAGGATGAGTTTATGCAGCTGTTGTTATGGGGCAAAGCAAG TCTGGAACTTCAGGCATTACTAATGAACCAACTGACAGTAAAG GGTTTAAAAAAACTTGGCCAGTCCATAGAGTCTTCTTATTCCAGTATACAAAAGTTGGTTATAAGTCATTTGCAGAG TGGCTCTGAGGCACTTTTATACCACTTGAGTGAATTGAAAGGGATGGCtttatggaaacaaaaatatgagTCTCTGGGATTAGATGCATCTGGAATTGACG aGGCTATTACTGCTGTTGGTTCTTTCATCCTGAAGGCAAATGAGCTGCTTCA AGTGATTGACAGTAGTATGAAAAACTTCAAGGCATTTTTTCGATGGCTCTATGTTG CCATGTTGAGGATGTCAGAAGATCATGTGCTTCCAGAGCTGAACAAG atgACTCAAAAAGATATCACATTTGTTGCCGATTTTCTTACTGAGCACTTCAATGAG gCACCAGAACTTTACAATCGTAAAGGAAAATACTTCAATGTGGAGAGAGTTGGCCAG TACTTGaaagatgaagatgatgaaCTTGTATCACCACCTAATACAGAGGGAAACCAGTGGTTTAACTTTCTTAAAGATAGTACTCATCTTAAAG AAAGCCCACTTCTGTTTCCCTACTATCCTGAGAAATCACTGCATTTTGTCAAAAGGCAAATGGAAGGGGTCATTGATCAGTGTATACAAAAACCAGCA GATGTAATTGGAAAGTCAGTGCATCAAGCAGTCTGCATATCTCTCTACAAAGTTTCTCAAAg TGAAGATTCCACACCTCAGTTATTTAAATTACCATTTCT GTGGAATGACAAAACATCTAATTTACATTATGTTCTCTTCACCATGTTAGAAAATTCTATttctaaaatacacattttgagGAGACATACTGATACTTCCAG GTCTGTCAGTAATGGGATTCTTGCAGTAGAGTTTGGAAACTTCTTGAACAATAGTATAAATGAGAGCTCAGACTCCAG atGCTACAGTTGTTTGGATGCTCACTTCTACGATGACGAAACTGTAACTGTAGTTCTGAAAGAGAGTGTGCAACaagaggggaaggagagagtCTTGGCTCAGCTGCCTTTATCTTCAGTATACACGGATGAGGACCAAGATAGGAAATTCATTTGGGATTCTGTGGAAAG GCTGGATGAGCGAAGCAGTGAGATACCCACACGTACTGTCTTCTTGGAGAGTCAGTGGAGAGTGCTGGAGAACATGAAAGCTCAGTATGTTTCTGTAAATGGCATTAGAAAAGTTTCTTGTGTG CTAAGTTCAAACCTCCGCCACATCAGGGTGTTTGAGATGGATGTAGAGGATGATGGGGAAgttgaggaagaagaggaagaagaaacaactCAGATTGCAGCTGGGGAACCTGATGAGCCAAATCAGCCTGCGGATGGCCAGGACAATGTGTGTGATGCATCTGCTGAAGAACTACCTGATGAAACTGAAGAACGCGAGACAAGTCTGGATCCTTGA
- the ANAPC4 gene encoding anaphase-promoting complex subunit 4 isoform X1: protein MPAFRQVGEKQLPQEVVFMSWSPKRDLIALANRAGEVLLHRLANFQRVWSLPPNENTGKEVTALAWRPDGKILAFGLADTKRIILCDVEKPESLHSFSVELSITYMHWMEVTEESSVLTSFYNAEDESNLLLPKLPALPKNYSTTAKIFSEEKSDEIMKLLGDVRLNTLVLGGSSGFIEIYAYGMFKIATVNGVAGSCRGLCLSSDLKSLSVITEIESSSDSEAEIMYFQLDTSLLSSYLPEVTRMARKFTHISTLLQYIKLSLTCMCEAWEEILMQMDSRLTKFVQEKNTTTSVQDEFMQLLLWGKASLELQALLMNQLTVKGLKKLGQSIESSYSSIQKLVISHLQSGSEALLYHLSELKGMALWKQKYESLGLDASGIDEAITAVGSFILKANELLQVIDSSMKNFKAFFRWLYVAMLRMSEDHVLPELNKMTQKDITFVADFLTEHFNEAPELYNRKGKYFNVERVGQYLKDEDDELVSPPNTEGNQWFNFLKDSTHLKESPLLFPYYPEKSLHFVKRQMEGVIDQCIQKPADVIGKSVHQAVCISLYKVSQSEDSTPQLFKLPFLWNDKTSNLHYVLFTMLENSISKIHILRRHTDTSRSVSNGILAVEFGNFLNNSINESSDSRCYSCLDAHFYDDETVTVVLKESVQQEGKERVLAQLPLSSVYTDEDQDRKFIWDSVERLDERSSEIPTRTVFLESQWRVLENMKAQYVSVNGIRKVSCVLSSNLRHIRVFEMDVEDDGEVEEEEEEETTQIAAGEPDEPNQPADGQDNVCDASAEELPDETEERETSLDP from the exons ATGCCCGCCTTCAGGCAGGTGGGCGAGAAGCAGCTGCCGCAGGAGGTCGTGTTCATGTCCTGGTCCCCCAAAAGGGACCTCATCGCCCTGGCCAACCGAGCGGGGGAG GTTTTACTTCATCGGCTTGCAAACTTTCAACGTGTTTGGAGTTTGCCTCCaaatgaaaatacaggaaaagaagTGACTGCTCTTGCTTGGAGACCAGATGGCAAAA TTTTGGCTTTTGGCCTTGCTGATACCAAGAGGATTATTCTGTGTGATGTAGAAAAGCCTGAAAGCTTGCACTCCTTCTCTGTGGAGTTATCTATTACATACATGCATTGGATGGAAGTAACTGAGGAAAGCAG TGTTCTCACTTCCTTTTACAATGCTGAAGATGAATCAAACCTCCTTTTGCCTAAATTACCAGCACTACCAAAAAA ttacaGTACCACTGCAAAAATTTTCAG tgaagaaaagtCAGATGAGATTATGAAGCTTCTGGGTGATGTCAG ACTTAATACTCTCGTCCTTGGTGGCAGCTCAGGATTTATTGAGATATATGCTTATGGAATGTTCAAGATTGCTACAGTAAATGGG GTGGCAGGTTCTTGTCGTGGACTATGTTTGTCTAGTGATTTGAAATCACTGTCAGTTATTACAGAGATAGAAAGCTCTTCAGACAGCGAAGCAGAGATAATGTATTTTCAG TTGGACACTAGTTTGTTATCAAGTTACTTACCTGAGGTAACTCGAATGGCCCGGAAGTTTACTCACATTTCAACTCTGTTACAG TATATAAAGCTGTCATTGACATGCATGTGTGAAGCATGGGAAGAAATACTGATGCAGATGGACTCACGACTAACAAAGTTTGTACAG GAAAAGAATACAACCACTTCTGTTCAGGATGAGTTTATGCAGCTGTTGTTATGGGGCAAAGCAAG TCTGGAACTTCAGGCATTACTAATGAACCAACTGACAGTAAAG GGTTTAAAAAAACTTGGCCAGTCCATAGAGTCTTCTTATTCCAGTATACAAAAGTTGGTTATAAGTCATTTGCAGAG TGGCTCTGAGGCACTTTTATACCACTTGAGTGAATTGAAAGGGATGGCtttatggaaacaaaaatatgagTCTCTGGGATTAGATGCATCTGGAATTGACG aGGCTATTACTGCTGTTGGTTCTTTCATCCTGAAGGCAAATGAGCTGCTTCA AGTGATTGACAGTAGTATGAAAAACTTCAAGGCATTTTTTCGATGGCTCTATGTTG CCATGTTGAGGATGTCAGAAGATCATGTGCTTCCAGAGCTGAACAAG atgACTCAAAAAGATATCACATTTGTTGCCGATTTTCTTACTGAGCACTTCAATGAG gCACCAGAACTTTACAATCGTAAAGGAAAATACTTCAATGTGGAGAGAGTTGGCCAG TACTTGaaagatgaagatgatgaaCTTGTATCACCACCTAATACAGAGGGAAACCAGTGGTTTAACTTTCTTAAAGATAGTACTCATCTTAAAG AAAGCCCACTTCTGTTTCCCTACTATCCTGAGAAATCACTGCATTTTGTCAAAAGGCAAATGGAAGGGGTCATTGATCAGTGTATACAAAAACCAGCA GATGTAATTGGAAAGTCAGTGCATCAAGCAGTCTGCATATCTCTCTACAAAGTTTCTCAAAg TGAAGATTCCACACCTCAGTTATTTAAATTACCATTTCT GTGGAATGACAAAACATCTAATTTACATTATGTTCTCTTCACCATGTTAGAAAATTCTATttctaaaatacacattttgagGAGACATACTGATACTTCCAG GTCTGTCAGTAATGGGATTCTTGCAGTAGAGTTTGGAAACTTCTTGAACAATAGTATAAATGAGAGCTCAGACTCCAG atGCTACAGTTGTTTGGATGCTCACTTCTACGATGACGAAACTGTAACTGTAGTTCTGAAAGAGAGTGTGCAACaagaggggaaggagagagtCTTGGCTCAGCTGCCTTTATCTTCAGTATACACGGATGAGGACCAAGATAGGAAATTCATTTGGGATTCTGTGGAAAG GCTGGATGAGCGAAGCAGTGAGATACCCACACGTACTGTCTTCTTGGAGAGTCAGTGGAGAGTGCTGGAGAACATGAAAGCTCAGTATGTTTCTGTAAATGGCATTAGAAAAGTTTCTTGTGTG CTAAGTTCAAACCTCCGCCACATCAGGGTGTTTGAGATGGATGTAGAGGATGATGGGGAAgttgaggaagaagaggaagaagaaacaactCAGATTGCAGCTGGGGAACCTGATGAGCCAAATCAGCCTGCGGATGGCCAGGACAATGTGTGTGATGCATCTGCTGAAGAACTACCTGATGAAACTGAAGAACGCGAGACAAGTCTGGATCCTTGA
- the ZCCHC4 gene encoding rRNA N6-adenosine-methyltransferase ZCCHC4 → MAAAGPERPGPAALALLGPAPGAPSCPHGPALLFVKTSQGKEEGRRFYACSACRDRKDCNFFQWEDEKVSETRLAAREEYNRNHQPFFTHRQNVDRYKNFVLLPLSKRRFCRECQQLLLPAEWEKHANHQFLCDITTAQLKSPSQLLYPLENKKTNAQYLFADRSCQFLLNLLIDLGFRRVLSVGTPRLHEMIQSKASQEEEFNVRSLLLDIDFRYSQFYTEDEFCHYNMFNHHFFGGEAARETCRKFLYEENGERVIMVTDPPFGGLVEALASSFKKLMAMWRETEKEGHDNRELPMFWIFPYFFESRILDFFPSFSMMDYQVDYDNHALYKHGKTGRRQSPVRIFTNLTPSMIVLPEEEGYRFCTVCQRYVSSDNQHCEICNSCTSKDGRRWKHCVLCKKCVKPSWFHCNNCNCCTLQKHSCEKNDIGCFVCGKAGHKRSACPSLSLTRAACQPDKKKGQKTRKRVKMGICKRLAMKSAIFSKRKVKNKKKTT, encoded by the exons atggcggcggcgggcCCGGAGCGGCCGGGGCCCGCAGCGCTCGCCCTGCTCGGGCCGGCGCCCGGCGCGCCCAGCTGCCCTCACG GTCCCGCACTTCTGTTTGTGAAGACCAGccaaggaaaagaggaaggaagaagattCTATGCTTGTTCGGCTTGTAGGGATAGAAAGGATTGTAACTTTTTTCAGTGGGAAGATGAGAAG GTGTCAGAAACTAGGCTTGCAGCACGTGAAGAGTATAACAGAAATCATCAGCCTTTTTTTACACACAGACAGAACGTGGACAG GTACAAGAATTTTGTTCTGTTGCCGTTATCAAAGAGGAGGTTTTGCCGGGAATGCCAGCAATTGCTATTGCCAGCAGAAtgggaaaaacatgcaaatcACCAGTTCCTGTGTGATATCACCACTGCCCAGCTGAAAAGTCCAAGTCAACTTCTATATCCACTggagaataaaaaaacaaatgcacagTATTTATTTGCAGACAGAAGTTGCCAGTTCCTACTGAATCTCCTTATAGATTTAGGATTCAGACGAGTCCTCTCTGTTGGAACACCCAG GCTTCACGAAATGATCCAGTCAAAAGCATCACAAGAAGAAGAATTCAATGTTAGAAGCCTTCTGCTAGATATTGATTTCAG GTATTCACAATTTTACACAGAGGATGAATTTTGCCACTACAACATGTTCAATCATCATTTTTTTGGTGGAGAG GCTGCACGTGAAACTTGCAGGAAATTCTTGTATGAAGAGAATGGTGAACGAGTCATTATGGTAACTGATCCCCCATTTGGAGGTTTAGTGGAAGCACTGGCTTCTAGTTTTAAAAAACTGATGGCCATGTGGagggagacagaaaaagaag GTCATGACAACAGAGAGTTGCCCATGTTCTGGATATTTCCATACTTCTTTGAGTCTCGCATTCTTGACTTTTTCCCAAGCTTCAGTATGATGGATTACCAG gtAGACTATGATAATCATGCACTGTATAAACATGGCAAGACAGGTCGTAGACAGTCTCCTGTCCGTATTTTCACGAACCTTACCCCAAGTATGATTGTGCTTCCTGAAGAAGAGGGATATAG ATTCTGCACTGTATGTCAGCGATATGTTAGTTCTGATAACCAGCACTGTGAGATATGCAATTCATGTACATCAAAA GATGGCAGACGATGGAAACATTGTGTTCTTTGCAAAAAATGTGTAAAGCCCT CTTGGTTTCACTGTAACAATTGCAACTGCTGCACTCTTCAaaagcacagctgtgagaagaaTGACATTGGCTGTTTCGTTTGTGGCAAGGCAGGTCACAAGCGCAGTGCCTGTCCCAGTCTCTCCCTCACCAGAGCAGCTTGTCA ACCTGACAAAAAGAAAGGGCAGAAAACTCGAAAGAGAGTAAAAATGGGGATCTGTAAAAGATTAGCTATGAAATCTGCCATATTCTCCAAGAGGAAAgtaaagaataagaaaaaaacgACATGA